A single genomic interval of Alteromonas sp. CI.11.F.A3 harbors:
- a CDS encoding PrkA family serine protein kinase, with product MGIFEHYQNRYEERKQEEFTIEEFLEICKDDAAAYANAAERLLSAIGEPQMIDTATDPALSRIFSNRVISRYPAFDEFYGMEEAIEQIVSYLKHAAQGLEEKKQILYLLGPVGGGKSSLAERLKELMQHVPIYTIKGSPVNDHPFCLFDAKEDGHLLEQEYGIPKRYLKTIMSPWARKRLHEYNGDITKFKVVRVYPSVLDQVGIAKTEPGDENNQDISALVGKVDIRRLEQYAQNDPDAYSYSGSLCKTNQGLMEFVEMFKAPIKVLHPLLTATQEGNYNPTEGFSALPFDGLILAHSNESEWQTFRNNKNNEAFLDRVYIVKVPYCLRVSEEIHIYRKLLDSSELKGAPCAPDTLECLAQFTVLSRLKEPENSSLFSKMRVYDGESLKDTDPKAKSYQEYRDYAGVDEGMEGLSTRFAFKILSRVFNFDHQEVAANPVHLFYVLERQIEREQFPPDLSEQYLEFLKGYLIPKYVEFIGKEIQTAYLESYSEYGQNLFDRYVTYADFWIQDQEYRDPETGQLFDRASLNAELEKTEKPAGISNPKDFRNEIVNFVLRARANNGGKNPSWTSYEKLRTVIEKKMFSNTEDLLPVISFNTKGSADEQKKHDDFVNRMTEKGYTQKQVRLLCEWYLRVRKAS from the coding sequence ATGGGTATTTTCGAACATTACCAAAACCGATACGAAGAACGAAAGCAGGAAGAGTTTACCATTGAGGAGTTCCTTGAGATTTGCAAGGACGATGCAGCAGCATACGCAAATGCGGCTGAACGATTGCTAAGTGCCATTGGCGAGCCTCAAATGATAGACACCGCGACGGACCCCGCACTGAGTCGCATATTTTCAAACCGCGTTATATCTCGCTACCCCGCGTTTGATGAATTTTATGGTATGGAAGAAGCTATTGAACAAATAGTCTCTTACCTAAAACATGCCGCACAGGGGTTAGAAGAAAAGAAACAAATTCTCTATTTACTTGGGCCTGTAGGGGGAGGTAAATCGTCGTTAGCTGAGCGTTTAAAAGAGCTTATGCAACACGTACCGATTTATACCATTAAAGGCTCTCCGGTAAACGACCATCCATTTTGCTTATTTGACGCCAAAGAAGACGGCCATTTACTTGAGCAAGAATATGGCATTCCCAAACGCTACTTAAAGACCATTATGTCGCCCTGGGCGCGCAAGCGCTTGCATGAATACAATGGTGACATCACGAAATTCAAAGTAGTGCGTGTTTACCCTTCTGTGCTCGATCAAGTGGGTATTGCGAAAACTGAGCCTGGCGATGAGAACAACCAAGATATTTCAGCCTTGGTAGGTAAGGTAGATATTCGCCGGTTAGAGCAATACGCACAAAATGACCCAGATGCCTACAGCTACTCGGGCTCACTGTGTAAAACGAATCAGGGGTTGATGGAGTTTGTGGAAATGTTCAAGGCGCCAATCAAAGTGCTACATCCGCTGCTTACTGCCACCCAAGAAGGCAATTATAACCCTACCGAAGGCTTTTCAGCGTTACCTTTTGATGGCCTGATTTTAGCTCACTCAAATGAATCAGAGTGGCAAACATTTAGAAACAACAAGAACAATGAAGCCTTTCTAGACCGAGTCTATATTGTAAAAGTGCCTTACTGTTTGCGAGTAAGTGAAGAAATTCATATCTACCGTAAATTGCTAGATAGCAGTGAACTTAAAGGGGCACCGTGCGCGCCAGATACCCTTGAATGCTTAGCTCAATTTACCGTGCTTTCAAGATTGAAAGAACCAGAAAACTCAAGTTTATTCTCAAAAATGCGGGTGTACGATGGCGAAAGTTTAAAAGACACCGACCCTAAAGCCAAGTCGTATCAAGAATACCGAGACTATGCCGGCGTAGATGAAGGCATGGAAGGGCTATCCACCCGCTTTGCCTTTAAAATATTATCCCGAGTGTTTAACTTCGATCATCAAGAAGTGGCTGCCAACCCTGTCCATTTGTTCTACGTGCTTGAAAGACAGATTGAGCGTGAGCAATTTCCACCTGATTTAAGTGAGCAATATTTAGAATTTTTAAAAGGCTACCTCATACCAAAATATGTTGAGTTTATCGGTAAAGAAATTCAAACCGCGTATTTGGAATCTTACTCAGAATACGGGCAGAATCTTTTTGACCGCTATGTCACCTATGCAGATTTTTGGATCCAAGATCAAGAATATCGCGACCCTGAAACCGGTCAACTTTTTGACCGCGCGTCGCTAAACGCTGAACTTGAAAAAACCGAAAAGCCTGCGGGAATTAGCAACCCTAAAGACTTCCGTAATGAGATAGTGAATTTCGTACTTCGCGCACGGGCCAACAATGGCGGTAAAAACCCATCGTGGACGAGTTATGAAAAATTACGCACTGTGATTGAAAAGAAAATGTTTTCCAACACGGAAGATTTGCTGCCAGTTATTTCGTTCAATACCAAAGGGTCGGCCGACGAACAGAAAAAGCATGACGACTTTGTGAATCGAATGACGGAAAAAGGCTATACACAAAAGCAAGTCAGACTATTGTGTGAGTGGTATTTACGAGTTCGTAAAGCCTCATAA
- a CDS encoding MFS transporter: MPFAKLPFANHKSLIVLALTYWLYFGQLGVLVPYLGIFLDGRGFSSAEIGELFAVITLARILGPGLWAGIADKKGNAVSVLRLGSFLTVATFCSVFLFEGFWGLTLSFGLMMMFWTAVLPQLEVITMKSVVGTKASYGLIRLWGSIGFICLTVGVGKALDSFSTETPVIVSVGVLLLLFVTTLFIQAPKASAEKHTAVGSIWQYAKQRPFVVFIFASICLQISFGAYYGFFALYMRDLGYSGQQTGLFIALGVLVEVVIFLIASRLTARFGVWNLLFASLLLTALRWYALAAAADSMAVILLSQVIHALSFGLTHAVSVHFIHQFLPPAFHSRGQAIYISVAFGFGGAFGNYMAGQQWNQGANAYETFATAAVFSAIGAVSLFFCKRKQLM; this comes from the coding sequence GTGCCATTCGCTAAATTGCCTTTTGCTAACCATAAATCACTCATTGTCCTCGCGTTAACTTATTGGCTGTACTTTGGTCAACTAGGCGTTTTAGTCCCTTACTTGGGTATATTTCTCGATGGTCGTGGTTTTAGCTCTGCTGAAATAGGGGAGCTTTTCGCAGTGATAACCCTTGCCCGTATTTTAGGGCCTGGATTGTGGGCGGGCATTGCCGATAAAAAAGGTAATGCGGTAAGTGTATTGCGCCTAGGTAGCTTTCTTACGGTAGCCACCTTTTGTTCGGTATTCTTATTTGAAGGTTTTTGGGGGCTTACCCTTTCCTTTGGCTTAATGATGATGTTCTGGACTGCGGTTTTACCTCAGTTAGAGGTTATTACTATGAAGTCTGTAGTGGGAACTAAAGCCAGCTATGGGCTTATTAGGTTGTGGGGAAGTATCGGCTTTATCTGCTTAACCGTAGGCGTGGGTAAGGCCTTAGACAGCTTTTCTACTGAAACACCGGTCATCGTGAGTGTGGGCGTGTTATTGCTCTTGTTCGTGACCACGCTATTTATTCAAGCCCCGAAAGCGAGTGCCGAGAAACACACCGCTGTTGGAAGCATTTGGCAGTATGCCAAACAGCGCCCTTTTGTGGTTTTTATCTTTGCCTCAATATGCTTACAAATTAGTTTCGGTGCTTATTATGGTTTCTTTGCACTGTACATGCGCGACCTTGGCTACAGCGGTCAGCAAACGGGTTTATTCATCGCCCTAGGTGTATTGGTAGAAGTGGTTATTTTTCTTATTGCCAGTCGTTTAACTGCACGTTTTGGCGTATGGAATTTGCTGTTTGCCAGTTTGCTATTAACAGCACTGCGTTGGTATGCGTTAGCGGCAGCGGCCGATAGCATGGCGGTGATATTACTAAGCCAAGTGATTCATGCGTTAAGCTTCGGATTAACCCATGCGGTATCGGTACACTTTATTCACCAGTTTTTACCACCGGCATTCCACAGCCGAGGCCAAGCTATCTATATTAGTGTGGCCTTTGGGTTTGGTGGCGCATTTGGTAATTACATGGCAGGTCAACAATGGAACCAAGGCGCCAATGCTTATGAAACCTTTGCCACCGCCGCGGTGTTCTCAGCAATAGGGGCGGTCTCCTTGTTTTTCTGTAAGCGCAAGCAACTTATGTAA
- a CDS encoding SpoVR family protein, whose amino-acid sequence MSLSEARQKHKLDDGPDWTFSLLTEYETEIDRIAKDFKLDTYPNQIEVITAEQMMDAYASIGMPLNYTHWSFGKKFIQTEQQYRRGQMGLAYEIVINSDPCIAYLMEENTITMQALVMAHACYGHNSFFKGNYLFQTWTDASSIIDYLVFAKKYISKCEQKHGVEEVENILDSCHALMNYGVDRYKRPQKISLQEEKTRQEERARYLQSQVNELWRTLPNNPKSQDTDILRFPSEPQENLLYFIEKNAPLLEPWQRELVRIVRKVSQYFYPQKQTQVMNEGWACFWHYHILNKMYDERLVSDRFMMEFLHSHSSVVMQPDYNSPYYSGINPYALGFSMFMDIKRVCQSPTKEDYEYLPTIAGKDWLETVHFAMHNFKDESFISQFLSPKLMRDFKLFALEDDASNSYVSVSAIHDENGYRTIREKLSAQYNLSNLEPNIQVYNVDVRGDRSLTLRYVPQHGIPLGNSKGEVMRHLHRLWKFDVRLEQENSAGLPTLLAECRTSK is encoded by the coding sequence ATGTCTTTAAGTGAAGCGCGTCAAAAACATAAATTAGATGATGGCCCAGATTGGACGTTTTCGTTACTGACCGAATATGAAACTGAAATAGACCGCATTGCTAAAGATTTTAAGCTAGACACTTACCCTAACCAAATTGAGGTTATTACCGCTGAACAAATGATGGACGCGTATGCCAGTATAGGTATGCCACTAAACTATACCCATTGGTCGTTTGGTAAAAAGTTTATTCAAACTGAACAACAGTACCGCAGAGGTCAAATGGGATTGGCCTATGAAATTGTGATTAATTCCGACCCTTGCATCGCGTACTTAATGGAAGAAAATACCATTACTATGCAAGCGCTAGTGATGGCCCATGCATGCTATGGTCACAACTCATTTTTTAAAGGTAACTATCTTTTTCAAACTTGGACAGACGCCAGCTCTATTATCGACTACTTGGTATTTGCCAAGAAGTATATTTCCAAATGTGAGCAAAAACACGGCGTAGAGGAAGTGGAAAATATCTTAGATTCTTGTCACGCTTTAATGAATTACGGCGTGGATAGATATAAAAGACCCCAAAAGATATCGCTTCAGGAAGAGAAAACGCGTCAAGAAGAACGTGCTCGCTATTTGCAATCACAAGTTAATGAGCTGTGGCGCACCTTGCCGAACAATCCTAAAAGCCAAGACACGGATATTCTACGCTTCCCTTCAGAGCCGCAAGAAAACTTGCTGTACTTCATTGAAAAAAATGCCCCTTTGTTAGAGCCTTGGCAGCGTGAACTTGTTCGTATTGTGAGAAAAGTATCACAGTACTTTTACCCACAAAAACAAACCCAAGTGATGAATGAAGGCTGGGCCTGTTTTTGGCACTACCATATTTTAAATAAAATGTATGACGAGCGCTTAGTGAGCGACCGTTTTATGATGGAGTTTTTGCACAGTCATTCCAGTGTGGTGATGCAGCCCGATTACAACAGCCCCTACTATTCGGGCATTAACCCTTATGCGCTAGGGTTCTCCATGTTTATGGATATCAAACGGGTGTGCCAATCCCCCACCAAAGAAGACTATGAATACTTACCGACTATCGCAGGAAAAGATTGGCTTGAAACCGTACATTTCGCTATGCATAACTTTAAAGATGAGAGTTTTATCAGTCAGTTTTTATCACCTAAGTTAATGCGAGATTTTAAATTATTTGCCTTGGAGGACGACGCGAGCAATTCCTATGTGAGTGTGAGCGCTATTCATGATGAGAACGGCTATCGTACTATTAGAGAAAAACTCTCTGCCCAATATAATTTAAGTAATTTAGAACCTAATATTCAGGTATATAACGTTGATGTAAGAGGTGATAGATCTTTGACACTTCGCTACGTACCTCAACATGGCATTCCGTTAGGAAACTCCAAAGGTGAGGTTATGCGTCATCTTCATAGATTGTGGAAGTTTGATGTAAGGCTTGAGCAAGAAAACAGTGCAGGCCTTCCTACCCTACTGGCCGAGTGCCGAACCAGTAAGTAA
- the aroC gene encoding chorismate synthase: MSGNSFGKLFTVTTFGESHGIAIGGVVDGCPPGLTLSEADLQGDLDRRKPGTSRYTTARREDDEVQILSGVFEGKTTGTSIGLLIKNKDQRSQDYSNIADRFRPGHADYTYDQKYGSRDYRGGGRSSARETAVRVAAGGIAKKYLKEVHGVEVHGYLSQLGPISVENVDHTVTNTNPFFCPDESKLEALDEYMRELKKSGDSIGAKVSVVVKNVPVGLGEPVFDRLDADIAHAMMGINAVKGVEIGDGFEVINQKGSEHRDTLSPEGFLSNHAGGVLGGISTGQDLEVHMALKPTSSISVPGKTINKQGEEIEIITKGRHDPCVGIRAVPIAEAMMAIVLMDHYLRHRAQNASVVSTTAPIAGQAD, from the coding sequence ATGTCAGGCAACAGCTTTGGAAAACTCTTCACCGTTACCACATTTGGAGAAAGCCACGGTATCGCTATTGGTGGTGTTGTTGATGGTTGCCCTCCAGGCCTCACGTTAAGTGAAGCTGATTTACAGGGCGATTTAGACAGACGTAAGCCTGGTACATCCCGTTATACCACTGCCCGTCGTGAAGATGATGAAGTGCAGATTTTGTCTGGCGTGTTTGAAGGAAAAACCACGGGTACCAGTATTGGTTTATTGATTAAAAACAAAGACCAACGTAGCCAAGATTACTCAAATATTGCTGATCGTTTCCGTCCTGGTCATGCTGATTACACCTACGATCAAAAGTATGGTTCACGTGATTATCGCGGTGGTGGTCGCTCTTCTGCCCGTGAAACTGCGGTACGTGTTGCTGCTGGTGGTATTGCTAAAAAATATTTAAAAGAAGTACATGGCGTTGAAGTACATGGGTACCTTTCTCAATTAGGGCCTATTAGCGTTGAAAACGTTGACCATACAGTAACGAACACCAACCCTTTCTTTTGCCCCGATGAAAGCAAACTTGAAGCACTAGATGAATACATGCGCGAGCTAAAGAAATCTGGCGATAGCATTGGCGCTAAGGTTTCAGTCGTGGTTAAAAACGTTCCAGTGGGGTTGGGCGAGCCAGTATTCGATAGATTAGATGCCGACATAGCACACGCTATGATGGGTATTAACGCGGTTAAAGGCGTAGAAATTGGCGATGGCTTTGAGGTTATAAACCAAAAAGGCAGTGAGCACCGTGACACACTTTCACCCGAAGGTTTCCTATCAAACCATGCTGGTGGCGTATTAGGCGGTATTTCAACAGGACAAGATCTTGAAGTGCATATGGCACTTAAGCCAACCTCAAGTATTTCGGTGCCAGGCAAAACCATCAATAAGCAAGGCGAAGAAATTGAAATTATCACCAAAGGTCGTCACGACCCTTGCGTGGGTATTCGCGCAGTGCCTATTGCTGAAGCGATGATGGCCATTGTATTAATGGATCATTACTTACGTCACCGTGCACAAAATGCTTCTGTGGTATCGACGACTGCCCCCATCGCGGGTCAGGCTGACTAA
- a CDS encoding DUF3149 domain-containing protein, translated as MLLSMISDPVVWGSLLGISIIIGMGVFYTYMFMHNSAELDK; from the coding sequence ATGTTACTAAGTATGATTTCAGATCCCGTTGTATGGGGCTCGCTTTTAGGTATCAGTATTATTATTGGAATGGGCGTGTTTTACACATACATGTTTATGCACAACAGCGCAGAGCTTGATAAGTAA
- the sodB gene encoding superoxide dismutase [Fe] yields the protein MAFELPALPYEKNALEPHISSETLDYHYGKHHATYVTKLNGLVEGTDLESKSLEEIIKSSEGGVFNNAAQVWNHTFYWNCLSPNGGGEPTGALADAINAKWGSFADFQAAFNDKAVNNFGSSWTWLVKATDGSLDIVNTSNAETPISGDELTPVLTVDLWEHAYYIDYRNVRPKYLENFWALANWEFASANFA from the coding sequence TATTTCTTCTGAAACGCTGGACTATCACTACGGCAAGCATCACGCTACTTACGTAACTAAATTAAACGGTTTAGTTGAAGGTACTGATTTGGAAAGCAAAAGCCTAGAAGAGATCATCAAGTCTTCTGAAGGTGGCGTTTTCAACAATGCAGCACAAGTTTGGAACCACACGTTCTACTGGAACTGCTTAAGCCCAAATGGCGGCGGCGAACCTACTGGTGCACTTGCTGACGCAATCAATGCAAAATGGGGCTCATTCGCTGACTTCCAAGCTGCATTCAACGACAAAGCAGTGAACAACTTTGGATCTAGCTGGACTTGGTTAGTGAAAGCTACTGACGGTTCTCTAGACATCGTAAATACAAGTAACGCTGAAACACCAATTTCTGGTGACGAGCTTACGCCTGTATTGACTGTTGACCTTTGGGAACACGCTTACTACATCGATTACCGTAACGTGCGTCCTAAGTACCTAGAAAACTTCTGGGCACTTGCTAACTGGGAATTTGCTAGCGCGAACTTCGCGTAA
- a CDS encoding YeaH/YhbH family protein: MAHFIDRRLNSKGKSTVNRQRFIKRYKQQIKRAVTDAVGKRSVTDLDSGEQVSIPTRDISEPVFHTGKGGKRDIVHPGNDQFIAGDKIDRPPGGAGQGSGDGEAGNSGEGEDEFVFSISKDEYLDILFDDLALPNLKKNQFDKVIQHETYRAGYQTDGVPSNLDIVRSLKGSVARRIALTGSTRKRIRELEEQLALLIAAPSDNALAIEEIEKELALLKAKVAKVPFIDTFDLRFKNYDKRPIPTSKAVMFCLMDVSGSMDQATKDVAKRFYILLYLFLTRTYENVEVVYIRHHTQAKEVDEQEFFYSQETGGTIVSSALKLMDEIVRERFSDGNWNIYAAQASDGDNWADDSPLCSSLLVNNLLPATRYFAYIEITERQHQTLWREYEKVSQSYDNLVCKHIQTPDDIYPVFREIFKRTEQLSTQGG, from the coding sequence ATGGCGCATTTCATCGACCGAAGACTTAACAGTAAAGGCAAAAGCACGGTAAACAGACAGCGCTTTATTAAACGCTATAAACAACAGATAAAGCGTGCTGTTACCGATGCCGTTGGTAAACGTTCTGTTACCGACCTAGACTCGGGCGAGCAGGTAAGTATTCCTACTCGCGATATTTCCGAACCTGTATTTCACACAGGAAAAGGAGGCAAGCGGGACATCGTCCACCCCGGTAATGATCAATTCATAGCAGGCGATAAAATTGACCGCCCACCCGGTGGTGCGGGGCAAGGTTCTGGTGATGGTGAAGCCGGCAATAGCGGCGAGGGAGAAGACGAATTTGTTTTTTCCATATCAAAAGACGAATACTTGGATATTTTGTTCGACGATTTGGCACTGCCTAATTTAAAGAAAAATCAGTTTGATAAAGTGATTCAACATGAAACCTATCGTGCTGGGTATCAGACTGACGGTGTGCCGAGTAATTTAGACATTGTTCGGTCTTTAAAGGGGTCGGTAGCAAGACGGATAGCGTTAACCGGTTCTACTCGTAAGCGTATTAGAGAGTTAGAAGAACAGTTAGCCTTGTTAATTGCTGCGCCTTCTGACAATGCGCTTGCCATTGAAGAAATTGAAAAAGAACTCGCACTACTTAAGGCCAAAGTCGCTAAAGTCCCTTTTATCGACACCTTCGATTTACGTTTCAAAAACTACGATAAGCGCCCTATCCCCACAAGCAAAGCAGTAATGTTTTGTTTAATGGATGTTTCAGGCTCTATGGATCAAGCGACCAAAGATGTGGCCAAGCGCTTTTATATTCTATTGTATTTATTTTTGACCCGTACCTACGAAAATGTAGAGGTGGTGTACATCCGCCACCATACTCAAGCGAAAGAAGTCGACGAGCAAGAGTTTTTCTATTCTCAAGAAACCGGCGGCACTATTGTTTCTAGCGCACTAAAGCTAATGGATGAAATTGTGCGAGAAAGGTTTAGCGACGGTAATTGGAATATCTACGCGGCCCAGGCGTCAGATGGGGATAACTGGGCCGATGATTCACCTTTATGTAGCTCACTTTTAGTCAACAATCTATTACCCGCCACCCGTTACTTTGCCTATATTGAAATAACCGAACGCCAACACCAAACCCTTTGGCGAGAATACGAAAAGGTAAGTCAGTCTTATGACAACTTAGTATGTAAGCACATTCAAACACCGGATGATATTTACCCTGTATTCAGAGAAATATTTAAGCGTACTGAGCAGTTAAGTACGCAAGGAGGTTAG
- the prmB gene encoding 50S ribosomal protein L3 N(5)-glutamine methyltransferase, with product MTDKFYLEEAIEDLHSILDMIRWATSRFNDAALYFGHGTDNAWDEALSLTMQALHLPHSLSEHVGDSMLSSRLTKSEREKIAELVLKRVQTRMPLPYITNEAWFCGMPFYVDERVLIPRSPFAELIQNNFEPFVKEAPSHILDMCTGGGCIAIALAHAYPDSQVDAVDISEDALEVADINIQEHQLSHRVYPIHSDLFTNLTGQKYDLIVSNPPYVDAEDMADLPDEYHHEPELALAAGDDGLELVDIMLRKAPQYLTDNGWLFIEVGNSEVHMDTRFPGLEVIWLSFENGGQGIFAVNNTTLKNYFNSKD from the coding sequence ATGACCGACAAGTTTTACTTAGAAGAAGCCATCGAAGATTTACACAGCATACTTGATATGATTCGGTGGGCTACCAGTCGATTTAACGACGCCGCCCTCTATTTTGGTCATGGTACCGATAACGCTTGGGATGAAGCATTAAGTCTTACCATGCAAGCGCTGCACTTGCCGCATTCGTTGTCTGAGCATGTTGGCGACAGTATGTTGTCATCACGACTTACAAAAAGTGAGCGGGAAAAAATTGCTGAGCTTGTTTTAAAACGAGTTCAAACTCGTATGCCACTGCCTTACATTACTAACGAAGCTTGGTTTTGCGGTATGCCTTTTTACGTAGATGAGCGCGTGCTTATTCCTCGCTCTCCGTTTGCAGAACTGATTCAAAATAATTTTGAGCCCTTCGTTAAAGAAGCGCCGTCGCATATTTTAGATATGTGTACTGGTGGTGGCTGTATTGCGATTGCGCTTGCGCATGCGTACCCCGACTCCCAGGTTGATGCGGTAGATATAAGCGAAGATGCCCTTGAAGTGGCTGATATTAATATTCAAGAGCATCAACTCAGTCACCGTGTTTACCCCATTCATTCTGATTTATTTACTAATTTAACCGGGCAGAAGTACGATTTAATTGTATCAAACCCACCTTATGTTGATGCTGAAGACATGGCCGACTTACCTGATGAATATCATCATGAGCCGGAGCTCGCATTAGCGGCCGGTGATGACGGGTTAGAACTTGTGGATATTATGCTGCGTAAAGCACCACAATATTTAACCGACAACGGCTGGTTGTTCATTGAAGTAGGTAACAGCGAAGTGCACATGGACACTCGCTTCCCAGGCCTTGAAGTCATTTGGCTTAGCTTTGAAAATGGCGGGCAGGGGATATTTGCCGTAAACAACACAACATTAAAAAACTATTTTAACAGCAAGGATTAA
- the smrB gene encoding endonuclease SmrB produces the protein MKAFKKELKAMIKGTEKPKVIEDTFSFADAVQGVKPMEQDKIVPNKKVALEKKKQLAGVKHLKGSKQVAASFSFSDMYQAVLPQEGPMRYCRDGVPTHVLKQLRRGDYSPEFLLDLHGMTREMAKTEIASLIYTARKESVDCVSIMHGFGQGVLKNALPHYLIQHPHVNAFHQAPLEYGGQAALLVLLDVPTPEYKR, from the coding sequence ATGAAAGCATTTAAAAAAGAACTAAAAGCCATGATAAAAGGCACTGAGAAGCCAAAAGTGATTGAAGATACCTTCTCATTTGCTGATGCTGTGCAAGGCGTAAAGCCCATGGAGCAGGACAAGATTGTACCGAATAAGAAAGTTGCTCTAGAAAAGAAAAAGCAACTGGCAGGAGTTAAACACCTTAAAGGCAGTAAACAAGTAGCGGCGAGTTTCAGTTTTTCAGATATGTACCAAGCCGTACTTCCACAAGAAGGCCCTATGCGGTATTGCCGAGATGGCGTGCCAACGCACGTATTAAAGCAGCTTAGACGAGGAGACTATTCCCCTGAGTTTTTGCTCGATTTACATGGCATGACCCGAGAAATGGCAAAAACCGAAATAGCCTCATTGATTTATACCGCCCGCAAAGAGTCGGTAGACTGTGTTTCTATAATGCACGGGTTTGGGCAAGGCGTTTTAAAAAACGCGCTTCCTCACTACTTAATACAGCATCCCCACGTGAATGCATTCCACCAAGCACCCCTTGAATACGGCGGACAAGCAGCATTGCTTGTTTTACTAGACGTGCCCACGCCAGAATATAAGCGATAG